In Nocardioides nitrophenolicus, the genomic window TCCGGGTACCCTCTTGGGGTGAAGATGTCGGGCGGCGTTGAGTGGGCCGTGCATTGCTGCGTCGTGCTCAGCCAGGCCGACCGACCGGTGCCGACGGCACGGTTGGCTGAGTTTCACGGGGTTTCCCGCACCTACCTGGCAAAGAACCTTCAGCAGTTGTCCCGCGCGGGGCTGGTGCGGGCGACAGAAGGCAGAGTGGGTGGCTATGAGCTGACCCGCGGGTCTGGAGAAATCACCGTTCTGCAGATCGTGATGGCGATCGAGGGCGAGGACCCTGCCTTCCAGTGCACCGAGGTGCGCCAGAGAGGGCCACTGGCGGTTCCGGAAGAGGCCTGCCTTCGGCCGTGCGGTATTGCTCGCGTCATGGCGGCGGCCGAGGACGCCTGGCGCGACTCGTTGGCATCGGTGACAATTGCTGATCTGGCGAAGCGACTTGATGTGGAAACGGCGGGTTCTGCTCTAGAGAGCATGCGCGGCTGGCTCGGAGGCCGCTAGCCACGTGGAGCCGCGTGGAGGATGCGCCTCGGGTGACGCGGCGTGCGACGCCGTGGCGCAGTCCCGAATCGTTCAGGATCGTGGCGTCCAGCCATAGAACGAAGACCGATCGCCCGCTTCCCATTGCTCGCGCAAGCCTGGAGCGTTCAAGTCCCAATCGGGCCGAATGTTCCTCGTGACCGTTCGGAGATCCTGCCAGAGCTCAGTGGTCGACGGACGGCCCCAGAACCAGTAGCCGTTGTAGCTCGTGTGGACGACCAACCCAGGGCTCAGTACGAGTGTGTGCGGGATCATCGGATTGTCTGCGGCATCGGTGTACTCCTCGATGCCGAGATCCTTCTGGACGGTTCGGTGGGGATCTGAGAGGAATGGCCACTGGGCACCCACCGCGTCATGGAACTCTTGTGTCGCCCGAGGACGGTCTGGTGTGATCGTCGCGACCTTGGTGTAGGCGACGGCGATCTTCGGATAGAAGGCTGCGAGATCGAGGTGCTGTTGGTGCTCCTTCGGGCAGTAGCCGCCGCGAGCGAGGGTGAGGATCATGGGGTCGTCGCCTTGGATCTCGCTGAGACGCCTTCGGACCCCTGTGTGGTCCGGGAGCTGGTAGTCCGGGAAGGTCCCACCCGGGCTGAGTGATGGATGCACGTTGGCTCTCCTGAATGTTGTTTCGATGGTCCTGGTCACGGAGTGGCTTTCCATGTGCCGGGCGACGACGCTTCATCAGCACCGACCGGCGTCCCTGAGCTGGTGTGACGGTCGCTGAGCAGCTTCCCGTCACAACCGAGGGGTCGTTGGCGGTCGAGACCCGGTGATGGTCGAAGGTCGAGTCGCCGGTAAGGACGAGACTCACCGGGTTTCACCGGGGCAGCGGATGCGGCCAGGCCGGAAGCAGAGAGCGATTGGACCCACTCGTCGCCTTCGCCCATCTCCAAGCAACTATCGCGAGCCGAACGGCCGGCGTTCGGTCTCTGGAATGGATCCGCTGTCACAAAGCCTCGGATCGGTCGGTCGTCCGGGTGTTCGGGTTCTCCCGATGAGACTCGGCAGACAGAAAGAGGTAATCCAATGAGGGTAGTCGTCATTGGCGGAACGGGACTGATCGGCTCGAAGGTCGTCGAGAAGATGAGGGCGCACGGCCACGATGCGGTTGCGGCCGCTCCCCAGACCGGGTGCAACACCATCACGAACGAGGGTGTTGCGGAGGCTGTTGCTGGCGCAGACGTGCTGGTGGATGTGTCGAACTCGCCGTCCTTCGCGGATCAGGACGTCCTCGACTTCTTCACGACGTCGACGACGAATCTGCTCGCGGCCGCGAAGGACGCTGGCGTCGCAAACTACGTTGCGCTGTCGGTCGTCGGGTGCGACCGGCTCCCGGAGAGCGGATACCTCCGGGCGAAGGTCGCTCAGGAGAAGCTGATCACTGAATCGGGCGTGGCGTTCAGCATCGTTCGTGCCACGCAGTTCTTCGAGTTCGCCAAGGCCATTGCTGACTCGGCCACGGTGGACGGCCAGGTGCACCTGCCGACCGCATACTTCCAGCCCATGGCGGCGGAAGACGTCGCGACTGCCGTGGCGCGTCATGCTGCCGGGGAGGCGACCAAGGGCGTGATGGAAATCGGCGGGCCCGAGAAGGTCCGGATGAGTGACTTCATCGCGGCTGGTCTCAAGCGTGTCGGCGACTCGCGGCAGGTCGTGCCCGATGCCGGCGCAAGGTACTTCGGCACGACCCTGACCGACGAGAGCCTTGTTCCTGGCCCCGGTTCGCAGGTGGGTACGACCACCTACGCCGACTGGGTCGCGGCGCAGAAGTGACCTGATTCGGTTTCGCGAAACTCGCACCCCGAGCGGAGCCAAAGCCGGTGCCCGCCAATCAGTCGGGCATCGGCTTCTTCATCCCGGTTCGAGAGGAGAAGTGTGTCCAACAAGGCAACTGCGATCCACCGCCCGATGCGCGCGCGGGCCGTTGACGAACCCAACCGGACGACCACGCCGCTTGAGTTGCTGTTCGACCTGACATTCGTCGTCGCCGTCGGACAGGCGGCGGGCGAGCTCGCGCACGCGACGCTCGGTGGGCATGGACTCTCGGCCGTGCTCCCTTTCCTGATGGTGTTCTTCGCTATTTGGTGGGCCTGGATGAACTTCACCTGGTTCGCGTCGGCCTACGACACCGACGATCTCCCCTACCGTTTGGCGGTCTTCTTCCAGATCGGCGGGGTCCTCGTTCTCGCGGCAGGGGTGGGGCACGCGTTCGATGGAGACTACGCGGCTGTTTCCTTCGGGTACGTCATCATGCGAGTCGGCCTGCTCAGCCTGTGGTTGAGAGCTGCCGTGCAACACGCCGAAGGCCGTTCTACGGCACTTCGCTATGCCGTCGGCATCGCCGCTCTGGAAGTGCTCTGGTTGACGCGGTTGGCTACGGGCGATGGTGCGCTCTGGACGTTCTGCGCACTCGTTGTTCTGGAAATGCTCGTCCCAGCTTGGGCAGAGCGGGCGGGGCCTACGAACTGGCACCCGCACCACATCGCCGAGCGGTACTCACTGTTCACGATCATCTTGCTAGGCGAAAGCGTCTTCGCGGCGACGAACGCCGTGGTGCCTGTCATAGACCGCACGGGGGACGCCAGCTTGGCGGGCGTCTCAGGCTGCAGCCTGGTGATCATTGCCGCGTTGTGGTCGCTGTGCTTCGCGGCGTCGGCAGGGGAGGGGCTTCAGGAAAGACGCCACTGGTCGTTCATCTGGGGATACGGGTACTACCTGCCGTTCGTCGGGCTGGCCGCACTTGGTGCGGGTCTCGAGGTCGTTGTGTCTGCCGGAGCAGCCCATGGCGAAGCGATTGCTGCGAACGTCGCCGTCGCGTCCGTGGCGGTGCCAGTGGGTGTCGTCATCGCCACAGTGGAACTGCTGCGAGTTCCTCAGACAAGGAGCCGGTGGGCCCCGCTGATGACCGTCTTCGTCGGGGTTGTGCTCGGCGCTGCCGTGGTTGGCTCGTCCCACCTGGGAATGACCTGCGCCATCTTTCTCGTGTCGCTGGTCGCGGTGGCCGCGGCGACTGCGGATGCTGCGATCAATCCTCGCAGGCGGGTGCCGGGGCCCGGGTAGCGCTTGTCGGAGCGACTCCGCTCGCGACCTCCCGCTCTCGCGGGCCTGACCGCTGGCGTAAACTGCGCTAAGAAATGTCGCAGTTTCTGCTTTTTCGGGCTAGCGTTGTGACGAAGCGGTCGCCGAGCGGGTCGGGGCACGCTGATCATCCGCGAGGAGGTGCCCGGTGCGCGCCAGCCCGTCGCCGTTGTTCTTCGGACGGCAGGATGAAAGTGCGGACTTGGATGCTCTTCTAGCCGACCTGAAGGACGGCAGGTCCGCGGTCAAGGTGCTGCGTGGGCCGGCGGGTGTCGGAAAGACTGCACTCCTGGAGTACGCGACATCCGTCGCTGCCGGGATGACACTCGTTCGGGCGAGTGGTGTCCAAGCTGACATGGAGCTGGCGTATGCCGGTGTCCACCAGTTGTGTGCCTCGTTCCTCTCAGACGTCGACGAGATCCCGGCACCTCAACGCGACGCCCTCAGGGTTGCGTTCGGCATCGCGGCGGGCGAACCGCCAGATCGGTTTCTCGTAGGACTGGCGGTGTTGAGCCTTCTGACGCGGGCATCGGAGTCCGGGCCGGTTCTGGCGATCATCGACGATGCCCAGTGGCTCGATCAGGTGTCCAAACAAACGTTGGAATTCGTTGCACGGCGCCTCCTCGCCGAGTCTGTGGGGATGGTGTTCGCGGTCCGGGACCCTGACGGAGGCGCGGCGTTTTCGGCGTTACCGGCCTTGCGCATCGACGGCCTCGACCCCGGCGCGGCCGGAGCGCTGGTGGAGGCCTCAGTCGGGGGCCGGCTGGACCCGCAGGTGCGGGACCGTCTGGTCGCGGAAGCGTCGGGCAATCCCCTCGCACTGCTGGAGTTCACCCGCGGTCGCAACGCCGCAGAACTCGCCTACGGTCTCGACCCGAGCTCGCGTGGCCAGGCCCAGGGATCCGTTTCTGCCCGTGTCGAGCGTGACTTCGTCCGACGGATGGAAGCCCTCCCATCGGAGACGAGGACGCTGCTGTTGATCGCCGCAGCGGAGCCAGTGGGCGACCCGCGGTTGCTTGTTCGGGCGGCTGAGGCGATGAAGGTTCCGCTGGACGCTGCGCCCGCGCGGGCGGCGGGCCTGATCGAGCTCGGCGACTTCGTTCGGTTCCGTCATCCACTAGCTCGGTCCGCGGTCTACCATCAAGCCAGCCCGGCGGAGCGCCGCGCCGCCCATCGCGCGCTGGCGCAAGCAACCGACCCTGTCCTCGACCCGGACCGCCGCGCGTGGCACGCTGCCCAAGCAGCTGACGGGTGGGACGAAGAGGCGGCTGCCGGGTTGGAGCACGCTGCTGAGCGTGCACGGCAGCGAGGTGGCATGGCTGCCGAGGCCGCACTTCTCGAGCGTGCGGCTGAGCTCACACCTGAGCCCTGGGCTCGCGGCCGCCGTGCTCTGGCGGCGGCGGAGGCACACTTCTCCGCGGCAGCGCCTCAGAGTGCCACGGACTTGGCTGCGCTGGCGGACATGTGTCCGC contains:
- a CDS encoding RrF2 family transcriptional regulator — its product is MSGGVEWAVHCCVVLSQADRPVPTARLAEFHGVSRTYLAKNLQQLSRAGLVRATEGRVGGYELTRGSGEITVLQIVMAIEGEDPAFQCTEVRQRGPLAVPEEACLRPCGIARVMAAAEDAWRDSLASVTIADLAKRLDVETAGSALESMRGWLGGR
- a CDS encoding redoxin domain-containing protein gives rise to the protein MESHSVTRTIETTFRRANVHPSLSPGGTFPDYQLPDHTGVRRRLSEIQGDDPMILTLARGGYCPKEHQQHLDLAAFYPKIAVAYTKVATITPDRPRATQEFHDAVGAQWPFLSDPHRTVQKDLGIEEYTDAADNPMIPHTLVLSPGLVVHTSYNGYWFWGRPSTTELWQDLRTVTRNIRPDWDLNAPGLREQWEAGDRSSFYGWTPRS
- a CDS encoding SDR family oxidoreductase: MRVVVIGGTGLIGSKVVEKMRAHGHDAVAAAPQTGCNTITNEGVAEAVAGADVLVDVSNSPSFADQDVLDFFTTSTTNLLAAAKDAGVANYVALSVVGCDRLPESGYLRAKVAQEKLITESGVAFSIVRATQFFEFAKAIADSATVDGQVHLPTAYFQPMAAEDVATAVARHAAGEATKGVMEIGGPEKVRMSDFIAAGLKRVGDSRQVVPDAGARYFGTTLTDESLVPGPGSQVGTTTYADWVAAQK
- a CDS encoding low temperature requirement protein A; translated protein: MSNKATAIHRPMRARAVDEPNRTTTPLELLFDLTFVVAVGQAAGELAHATLGGHGLSAVLPFLMVFFAIWWAWMNFTWFASAYDTDDLPYRLAVFFQIGGVLVLAAGVGHAFDGDYAAVSFGYVIMRVGLLSLWLRAAVQHAEGRSTALRYAVGIAALEVLWLTRLATGDGALWTFCALVVLEMLVPAWAERAGPTNWHPHHIAERYSLFTIILLGESVFAATNAVVPVIDRTGDASLAGVSGCSLVIIAALWSLCFAASAGEGLQERRHWSFIWGYGYYLPFVGLAALGAGLEVVVSAGAAHGEAIAANVAVASVAVPVGVVIATVELLRVPQTRSRWAPLMTVFVGVVLGAAVVGSSHLGMTCAIFLVSLVAVAAATADAAINPRRRVPGPG